In one Arenibacter antarcticus genomic region, the following are encoded:
- the arsM gene encoding arsenosugar biosynthesis arsenite methyltransferase ArsM — MSYLNATNELYKDAALTPDVGLCCTTNPAWQFPGLSIPIIMQEMNYGCGSTISPQDLTNNPKILYVGVGGGMELLQFAYFSRQKGGVTGVDIVDEMLEASRKNFEVAAKDNPWYKNEFVNLLKGDALHLPIPDASIDVAAQNCLFNIFKAEDLKKAVSEMYRVLKPHGRLVMSDPICEQPMNDTLRNDDRLRALCLSGSIPLKEYIKVLTDAGFGTIEIRARKSYRVLSPNHYPTEELIFIESIEIAAIKDPMPKDGPCVFTGKTAIYYGDEEYFDDKDGHVLMQNQPLAICDKTAAALRKSNPEIHISESTWHYNGGGCC; from the coding sequence ATGAGTTATTTAAATGCAACAAACGAATTATACAAGGACGCTGCACTAACCCCAGATGTAGGGCTTTGCTGTACCACCAATCCGGCATGGCAATTTCCCGGACTTTCCATCCCCATCATAATGCAAGAAATGAATTATGGATGCGGAAGCACTATCTCGCCTCAGGACCTCACCAACAATCCGAAAATACTTTATGTGGGTGTTGGCGGTGGCATGGAGCTCCTCCAATTCGCCTATTTTTCTAGGCAAAAAGGAGGCGTTACTGGCGTGGATATTGTTGACGAGATGCTGGAAGCCTCCCGAAAAAACTTTGAAGTAGCAGCCAAGGATAACCCCTGGTATAAAAACGAATTTGTAAATCTTCTAAAAGGCGACGCGCTACACCTTCCTATTCCAGACGCAAGTATAGACGTAGCAGCACAAAATTGCCTGTTCAATATTTTTAAGGCCGAAGATCTTAAAAAAGCGGTGTCGGAAATGTACCGCGTATTAAAACCCCATGGCCGCTTGGTAATGAGCGACCCAATCTGTGAACAGCCAATGAACGATACCCTTAGAAATGACGATCGCCTACGCGCCCTCTGCCTAAGTGGAAGCATCCCCTTAAAAGAGTACATAAAAGTACTTACAGATGCTGGCTTTGGTACCATAGAAATTAGGGCTCGAAAATCATACCGTGTGCTATCCCCAAACCACTATCCAACAGAAGAACTAATTTTTATAGAATCTATAGAAATTGCAGCCATAAAAGATCCAATGCCTAAGGACGGACCCTGTGTTTTTACTGGAAAAACCGCTATCTATTATGGTGATGAGGAATATTTTGACGACAAAGATGGCCACGTGTTAATGCAAAACCAGCCCTTGGCCATTTGCGATAAAACAGCAGCAGCGCTACGGAAGAGTAATCCAGAAATCCACATAAGCGAAAGCACCTGGCATTACAATGGCGGTGGATGTTGTTAA
- a CDS encoding purine-nucleoside phosphorylase, with the protein MTRKQLNESVEYLIEKGFDKPEIGVVLGTGLGKLAEEIENPIEAFYNHIPYFPLATVEFHAGKLIFGILEGKKVVVMQGRFHLYEGYDLVDVTYPIRVMQRLGIKKLFISNAAGAINLNFKKGDIMLIEDHINLQGGSPLAFKNVGEFGNRFTDMSEPYDLEMRQKLLKIAKNKNITLRQGIYVSVVGPQLETKAEYRMLKILGADAVGMSTVPEVIVANHLNLPVVAISVLTDECDPDQLQAVNIAEIIEIAATAEPKMITLFRELIKNV; encoded by the coding sequence ATGACACGTAAACAATTAAACGAATCCGTAGAATATCTAATTGAAAAAGGATTCGATAAACCTGAAATAGGAGTAGTTCTAGGTACAGGATTGGGAAAATTAGCTGAGGAAATTGAAAATCCCATTGAGGCCTTTTACAACCATATTCCCTATTTCCCATTGGCCACAGTAGAATTCCACGCCGGAAAACTAATTTTCGGAATCTTAGAAGGCAAAAAGGTGGTAGTAATGCAGGGCAGGTTCCATCTTTATGAGGGGTACGACTTAGTAGATGTCACCTACCCCATAAGAGTAATGCAGCGTCTAGGCATTAAAAAACTTTTTATATCCAACGCGGCCGGCGCCATAAATTTAAATTTCAAGAAAGGCGATATCATGCTCATCGAAGACCATATAAATTTACAAGGCGGATCTCCTTTAGCATTTAAAAATGTGGGAGAATTTGGCAATCGATTTACGGACATGAGCGAGCCATATGATCTAGAAATGCGCCAAAAGCTCCTCAAAATAGCCAAAAACAAAAATATAACCCTGCGCCAAGGAATCTATGTTTCTGTGGTAGGACCACAGCTGGAAACCAAAGCAGAATACCGAATGCTGAAAATTTTGGGGGCCGATGCAGTTGGAATGAGTACCGTGCCCGAGGTAATCGTTGCCAACCATTTAAACCTGCCCGTGGTAGCTATATCAGTGCTGACAGACGAGTGCGACCCCGATCAATTACAGGCCGTAAACATTGCAGAAATTATTGAAATCGCCGCTACCGCAGAGCCCAAAATGATCACATTGTTCCGCGAATTAATAAAGAACGTTTAA
- a CDS encoding TIGR04282 family arsenosugar biosynthesis glycosyltransferase, whose product MTKSKNLLLIFTRNPQLGQCKTRLAASIGDQNALDIYKFLLSHTQNITKGLGVDKWVCYSDYIGENDLWDSSNYTKKIQRGDDLGERMANAFKNGFEEGYEKIIVIGSDMYDLDEKEINAAFNSLDINDYVVGPALDGGYYLLGMKKFMPQLFKGKTWGTDTVLKNTLNHLRDEKYFLLSPKNDIDDYDDIKDIAVFTPFLKK is encoded by the coding sequence ATGACAAAATCCAAAAACCTACTTTTAATTTTCACCCGTAATCCGCAACTTGGCCAATGCAAAACACGGCTAGCTGCAAGTATCGGCGATCAGAATGCATTGGATATTTACAAATTCTTACTTTCACATACACAAAACATAACCAAAGGACTAGGTGTTGACAAATGGGTGTGTTATTCCGATTATATTGGGGAAAATGATTTATGGGACTCCTCTAATTATACAAAGAAAATACAACGCGGCGATGATTTGGGAGAACGGATGGCCAACGCTTTTAAGAATGGTTTTGAAGAGGGCTATGAAAAGATCATCGTTATTGGAAGCGATATGTATGACTTGGATGAAAAGGAAATTAATGCGGCTTTCAACTCCCTTGATATTAATGATTACGTGGTAGGTCCTGCGTTAGACGGCGGCTACTACCTATTGGGAATGAAAAAATTTATGCCCCAATTATTTAAGGGCAAGACATGGGGAACAGATACCGTACTAAAGAACACATTAAACCATCTAAGAGATGAAAAATATTTTCTGTTATCTCCTAAAAATGATATCGACGACTATGACGACATAAAAGACATAGCCGTGTTTACACCTTTTTTAAAAAAATAA
- a CDS encoding type III pantothenate kinase, whose protein sequence is MNLIIDAGNTLVKMAVFKDCDIVSHRKIPLKDFANNVKSVFSEFRNIQNAIISTVGSLSQEEIEMVSVFCRVHLLSHVTKTPFKNSYATPQTLGVDRVALATAAFYHNPNNNTLVIDAGTCVTYDVINDYGEYLGGAISPGISMRYRAMHEQTAKLPLLEIKSILDFIGNSTENCMHSGVINGICNEIDGVISQYQSRFADLTVILTGGDAQFLSERLKNTIFAHSNFLLLGLNHLLEYNKR, encoded by the coding sequence ATGAATTTAATCATCGATGCGGGTAATACCCTAGTAAAAATGGCTGTTTTCAAGGATTGTGACATTGTTTCTCACCGGAAAATTCCTTTAAAAGATTTTGCAAATAATGTGAAATCCGTTTTTTCTGAATTTAGAAACATACAAAATGCCATTATTTCGACGGTTGGTAGCTTAAGTCAGGAAGAAATAGAAATGGTGTCGGTTTTTTGCCGGGTGCATTTATTGAGTCATGTTACCAAGACACCTTTTAAGAATTCTTACGCAACGCCCCAAACCTTGGGCGTTGATCGTGTTGCTCTCGCAACGGCGGCATTCTACCATAATCCTAATAACAATACTTTGGTTATAGATGCAGGAACCTGTGTTACCTATGATGTCATAAACGATTATGGGGAATATTTAGGGGGTGCAATTTCGCCAGGGATAAGTATGAGGTACAGGGCCATGCATGAGCAGACTGCGAAATTACCTCTGTTGGAGATAAAATCGATCTTGGATTTTATAGGGAATTCAACCGAGAACTGTATGCATAGTGGAGTGATTAATGGTATTTGTAATGAAATAGATGGTGTAATTTCACAATATCAAAGTAGATTTGCAGATTTAACAGTTATTTTAACAGGCGGGGATGCGCAATTTTTGTCAGAACGATTAAAAAATACCATATTTGCGCATTCTAATTTTCTCCTATTGGGGTTAAATCATTTGCTAGAATACAACAAACGCTAG
- a CDS encoding M48 family metallopeptidase, with product MKKNLYIIVIALIGFVGLGNAQAQNPECMTNLSIYTEHVKVKNYDAAYTPWKMVYENCPTLNWANILYGERILKHRVANSTGAEKTANINALLELYDNRMKYFATKTSVAETIIDKVLLKYDEKIISDEEIYAGLDKAFNEDKDNFKNPKALYLYFSSLVDLQNAGKREVEEVFERYDAVTEKIEVENDKLTDVITKLLPKEDAGTLTKKETSQLRSYNSYSESYGKIAESIDSKLGALANCENLIPLYNKGFDSKKGDIAWVKRAVSRMYSKECTEDPLFKKLFEAQLAMEPSASAYMYGGALKNNAGDTKGAIADFNKALELETDSRKKSNIAYRIATSYRRSSKSTARSYAQRAIDANPANGKAYLLIASLYASSANECGSTPFEKRAIYWKAAEMARQAGRVDPAVSGSSAQAATSYNAKAPSKTDIFNSGMAGKTVSFPCWVGGSVKVPSL from the coding sequence ATGAAAAAGAATCTCTACATCATTGTGATAGCCCTAATAGGGTTTGTAGGTTTAGGTAATGCACAGGCACAAAACCCTGAATGTATGACCAATCTATCTATATATACGGAACATGTTAAGGTAAAGAATTATGATGCTGCCTATACACCTTGGAAAATGGTATACGAAAATTGCCCGACTCTAAACTGGGCCAATATTCTTTACGGTGAAAGAATATTAAAACACAGGGTAGCAAATTCTACTGGTGCAGAAAAAACAGCAAACATTAACGCGCTTTTGGAGCTTTATGACAATCGCATGAAATATTTTGCTACCAAAACCAGTGTTGCTGAAACTATCATTGACAAGGTGTTGTTGAAGTATGATGAGAAAATTATCTCTGATGAAGAAATATACGCTGGGTTAGATAAGGCTTTTAATGAGGATAAGGATAATTTTAAAAACCCAAAAGCACTTTATTTATACTTCTCCAGTTTGGTAGATCTTCAGAATGCGGGTAAAAGAGAGGTGGAAGAAGTATTTGAAAGATATGATGCAGTTACTGAAAAGATAGAGGTTGAGAACGATAAGCTTACTGATGTAATTACTAAACTCTTGCCTAAAGAAGATGCAGGTACTTTGACCAAAAAAGAAACGAGTCAGTTGAGATCTTATAATAGCTATTCTGAAAGTTATGGTAAAATAGCTGAAAGTATAGATAGTAAACTTGGAGCGCTAGCAAACTGTGAGAACTTGATTCCACTTTACAACAAAGGCTTCGATTCCAAGAAAGGCGATATAGCCTGGGTGAAGAGAGCGGTAAGTAGAATGTATAGCAAGGAGTGTACAGAGGATCCGTTGTTTAAGAAATTATTTGAGGCGCAATTGGCTATGGAGCCTTCTGCAAGTGCTTATATGTATGGAGGTGCCCTAAAAAACAACGCGGGGGATACCAAAGGGGCGATTGCCGATTTTAACAAGGCATTGGAATTGGAAACCGATTCTAGAAAGAAGTCTAACATAGCCTACAGAATAGCTACTAGCTACAGAAGAAGCAGTAAGTCTACGGCAAGAAGCTATGCTCAAAGAGCGATAGATGCAAACCCTGCAAATGGGAAAGCGTATTTGTTGATTGCTAGTTTGTATGCCAGTAGTGCCAATGAATGCGGTAGTACTCCGTTTGAGAAAAGAGCAATATACTGGAAGGCAGCTGAAATGGCTCGTCAAGCTGGTCGTGTAGATCCTGCTGTTAGTGGTAGTTCTGCTCAGGCAGCAACAAGTTATAATGCCAAGGCACCTTCCAAGACAGACATCTTTAATTCTGGAATGGCAGGAAAGACTGTAAGTTTCCCATGTTGGGTTGGAGGTAGCGTAAAGGTGCCTAGCTTATAA
- the lptC gene encoding LPS export ABC transporter periplasmic protein LptC, producing the protein MKLKNIHNLISIAIVITMAMLFCSCADNYKRVGDEAIKKIFPSAVAEDFTLTYTETDGGKADDGDSRSKIIAVLRSPISNDFDNLDFPYRTFPKGLKVEFFDDKGMKSTVTADYGIIYSKTNLIDLQGNVVIETEDGKKLEAPQLYWDKGNDWIFTQQKFKYTNKEEGTIMDGEGMDFNRSFSFFHANKTYGLMSIKEKKDD; encoded by the coding sequence ATGAAATTAAAAAATATACATAACCTAATTAGCATTGCCATAGTAATTACTATGGCAATGCTTTTTTGTTCCTGTGCCGATAATTATAAAAGGGTAGGGGACGAGGCTATAAAAAAAATATTTCCCAGCGCGGTCGCTGAAGACTTTACGCTTACCTATACGGAGACCGATGGAGGGAAAGCTGATGATGGGGATTCCCGCTCCAAAATCATAGCTGTTTTAAGAAGCCCGATTAGCAATGATTTTGACAATTTGGACTTTCCATACAGGACCTTCCCCAAGGGATTGAAAGTAGAGTTTTTTGATGATAAAGGGATGAAAAGTACCGTTACAGCAGATTATGGAATTATATATTCCAAAACAAATTTGATAGATTTGCAAGGAAATGTGGTTATAGAGACTGAGGACGGAAAAAAATTGGAAGCACCACAACTGTATTGGGATAAAGGCAACGACTGGATTTTTACCCAACAAAAATTTAAGTATACAAATAAGGAAGAAGGAACCATTATGGATGGGGAAGGAATGGATTTTAACAGGTCCTTTAGTTTTTTTCATGCCAATAAGACCTACGGTTTAATGAGTATTAAAGAGAAAAAAGATGATTAA
- a CDS encoding hemolysin family protein has product MEIAFISANKIHIEIEKKQDGIMAKVLTLLTKRPSKFIATMLIGNNIALVVYGLFMGDLLIKLFDDWKTSDIGFLQLMFTDFSLLTQTIISTLIILLTAEFMPKVLFQIYSNTLLRLLAIPAYIFYVLFSLISDFVIWISDFILKVFFKTDGDEVQLVFSKIELGDYITEQMEAVEKEDMVDSEIQIFQNALEFSAVKAREVMVPRTEIAAVELHETPKNLAKLFTETGFSKILVFKDTIDNIIGYVHSYELFKKPKVIKSILLPVEFVPETMLINDILNILTKKRKSIAVVLDEYGGTSGVMTVEDIVEELFGEIEDEHDSTDLHEEQINDNIYKFSGRLEVDYVNEQYKIELPESDEYETLGGLIMNETGEIPEKNSEIKIANFHFTVLEVSSNKIDLVLLEVREKD; this is encoded by the coding sequence ATGGAAATCGCGTTTATCTCCGCGAACAAAATCCATATAGAAATTGAGAAAAAGCAGGACGGAATTATGGCAAAGGTGCTTACGCTCCTTACTAAAAGGCCTTCCAAGTTTATTGCTACCATGCTTATTGGAAACAATATTGCACTGGTAGTGTACGGGCTGTTTATGGGAGACCTGCTAATAAAATTGTTCGACGATTGGAAAACCTCCGACATCGGTTTTTTACAGTTGATGTTTACTGATTTCAGTCTGCTGACCCAGACCATTATCTCTACTTTAATTATTTTATTGACGGCAGAATTCATGCCCAAGGTATTGTTCCAGATCTATAGTAATACCTTGTTGCGCTTATTGGCAATTCCTGCTTATATTTTCTATGTATTATTTTCTCTGATTTCAGATTTTGTTATTTGGATTTCGGATTTTATCTTAAAAGTCTTTTTTAAGACCGATGGGGACGAGGTGCAGCTGGTATTTAGCAAGATAGAATTGGGAGATTATATTACGGAGCAAATGGAAGCGGTGGAAAAGGAGGATATGGTAGACTCTGAAATACAGATTTTTCAGAATGCCTTGGAGTTTTCTGCAGTAAAGGCCAGAGAAGTAATGGTGCCAAGAACTGAAATTGCCGCTGTTGAACTTCATGAGACGCCTAAGAATTTAGCAAAGCTATTTACGGAGACTGGATTTTCAAAAATACTGGTCTTTAAGGATACCATAGATAACATAATAGGGTATGTGCATTCCTATGAGTTATTTAAAAAACCAAAGGTAATAAAGAGCATTTTGTTGCCTGTAGAATTTGTTCCCGAAACCATGCTGATCAACGATATCCTGAATATTCTAACCAAGAAAAGGAAGAGTATTGCCGTGGTGCTGGACGAGTATGGTGGTACTTCTGGGGTTATGACAGTAGAGGATATTGTGGAGGAGTTGTTTGGAGAGATCGAGGATGAGCACGACAGTACCGATCTGCATGAAGAGCAAATAAATGATAATATATACAAGTTTTCTGGTAGACTAGAGGTCGATTATGTTAACGAACAATATAAAATTGAACTGCCGGAAAGTGACGAATACGAAACTTTAGGCGGATTGATCATGAACGAAACAGGAGAGATTCCAGAGAAGAATTCAGAAATAAAAATTGCTAATTTTCACTTTACCGTATTGGAGGTTTCCAGTAATAAAATTGATCTGGTTTTATTGGAGGTGCGGGAAAAGGATTGA
- a CDS encoding SurA N-terminal domain-containing protein: MAVLENIRKRTTVLILIIGLALFAFVVSGVFSSNELGGGKMGSSIGEINGDEISIDQFRRDVEAFSRMAGPSASSMQLVNQVWEREVRNTILDQQFEELGIAVGHDQIVNYIKTIPSYVQNPEFHNANGVFDENRFKEAVADWKANNPGRYALWLQDEQAIIQNAKEQGYFNLVRAGVASTLKEGELEYNLANDKVDIEYVRVPYSSIPDSTISVSKKEIEAYVKAHKEDFKQERSRDIQFVYFEEKPSVEDEKDVKTSIAKLLEDQVEYNSQNDTNDTIKGFRAAKDLVAFLDRHSDQKLDTVYKAKNELSGKFADTLMALPKGSMFGPYKDGNFYKVSKMIDKKANGSVKASHILIAYEGAQNANPEVTRTKEEAEKKAKDLLKEARQNEVVFNQLARDNSDGPSGPRGGDLGYFQEGVMVGPFNDFAFKNPTGTIGMVETDFGFHVVKIDEKQDVVQIATLARELEPSDETINSLFTEATKFEMDAISDKDFGATAKANNFVVRPVNKIKAMDENLPGLSAQRAIVQWAFNDDTKLGEVKRFNINNGYAVVQLTAKYNEGLMATEDASVMVLPKIRKEKKAAQIISANKGKAIDAFAKDNNVVASTASALTMKSPTIPGAGTEAYVVGTAFAMAQGATSGLLEGQTGVYMVKVTKKEDAPKLDNYSTYANNLQAAAASRVDMTVYNALKEASEIKDNRATFY, translated from the coding sequence ATGGCAGTATTAGAGAATATAAGGAAACGGACAACCGTGCTAATATTAATTATCGGTTTGGCACTGTTTGCATTCGTAGTTTCGGGTGTTTTCAGTAGTAATGAACTGGGAGGCGGCAAGATGGGTTCCTCTATAGGGGAAATAAATGGTGATGAAATTTCCATCGATCAATTTAGAAGGGACGTGGAAGCATTCTCTAGAATGGCCGGTCCATCGGCTTCTTCCATGCAATTGGTAAACCAAGTGTGGGAAAGAGAAGTCCGGAATACTATTCTAGATCAGCAATTCGAGGAATTGGGGATAGCAGTAGGTCACGATCAAATCGTCAACTATATTAAGACCATACCCTCCTACGTTCAAAATCCTGAATTCCATAATGCTAACGGCGTATTTGATGAGAATAGGTTTAAAGAAGCAGTAGCGGATTGGAAAGCCAATAATCCTGGGCGTTATGCACTTTGGTTGCAAGATGAGCAGGCCATTATTCAGAATGCAAAAGAACAAGGGTATTTTAACTTGGTAAGGGCTGGAGTGGCATCAACTTTAAAAGAAGGCGAGTTAGAATATAACTTGGCTAATGATAAAGTGGATATCGAATACGTAAGGGTTCCTTATTCTTCTATTCCAGATTCTACGATATCAGTAAGTAAAAAAGAAATTGAAGCCTATGTAAAAGCACATAAGGAAGATTTTAAACAAGAAAGGTCAAGAGATATCCAGTTTGTTTATTTTGAGGAAAAACCATCTGTTGAGGATGAGAAGGATGTTAAGACTTCCATTGCCAAGCTTTTGGAGGATCAGGTAGAATACAATTCCCAAAATGACACCAACGATACCATTAAAGGATTTAGGGCAGCTAAGGATTTAGTAGCATTTTTAGATCGTCATTCCGATCAAAAACTTGATACTGTCTATAAAGCTAAGAATGAATTGTCTGGTAAATTTGCCGATACCCTTATGGCCTTACCAAAAGGAAGTATGTTCGGTCCTTATAAAGATGGTAATTTTTATAAGGTTTCTAAGATGATCGACAAAAAGGCTAACGGTTCTGTAAAGGCAAGTCACATCTTAATCGCCTACGAAGGTGCACAAAATGCAAATCCTGAAGTAACAAGAACCAAAGAAGAGGCAGAGAAAAAAGCAAAGGATTTATTGAAGGAAGCTAGGCAAAATGAAGTAGTTTTCAATCAATTGGCTAGAGATAATTCAGACGGACCATCAGGGCCAAGAGGTGGTGATCTTGGATACTTCCAAGAAGGGGTCATGGTAGGGCCGTTTAATGATTTTGCTTTTAAAAATCCGACTGGGACCATAGGTATGGTAGAAACCGATTTTGGATTTCACGTGGTGAAAATAGACGAAAAGCAGGATGTTGTTCAAATTGCCACATTGGCTAGAGAATTGGAGCCTTCTGATGAAACCATCAACTCCCTTTTTACCGAGGCTACCAAATTTGAAATGGACGCCATTTCTGATAAGGATTTTGGTGCTACCGCCAAAGCAAATAATTTTGTGGTTAGGCCGGTAAATAAGATTAAGGCTATGGATGAAAATCTTCCTGGACTTTCCGCACAACGCGCCATAGTGCAGTGGGCATTTAATGACGATACTAAGCTGGGTGAGGTAAAGAGGTTCAATATTAATAATGGGTATGCGGTAGTGCAATTAACTGCTAAGTACAATGAAGGTCTTATGGCAACAGAAGATGCTTCGGTAATGGTTTTGCCTAAGATCAGAAAAGAGAAAAAGGCAGCGCAGATCATATCGGCTAATAAAGGCAAGGCAATAGATGCTTTCGCCAAGGATAATAATGTTGTTGCTTCAACAGCTTCGGCCTTGACTATGAAATCACCTACCATTCCTGGAGCTGGGACAGAAGCCTATGTAGTAGGTACAGCCTTTGCAATGGCTCAGGGAGCCACTTCCGGTCTATTGGAAGGACAGACTGGAGTTTATATGGTAAAGGTTACTAAAAAGGAGGATGCTCCAAAATTGGATAACTATAGTACTTATGCCAACAACCTTCAGGCGGCTGCCGCAAGTAGGGTAGACATGACTGTTTATAATGCGCTTAAGGAAGCATCCGAGATAAAGGATAATAGGGCTACTTTTTACTAG
- a CDS encoding GYDIA family GHMP kinase, whose product MTTSFYSNGKLLITGEYLVLDGALSLAVPTVYGQSLAVNPIPSRQLTWKSLDEKGKVWFQETYDLQANGTPFLSPLPTTRSLENDTDSSLKNNETVANTLQSILLEAKKLNPSFLEDENGYEITTSLNFPREWGLGTSSTLINNIAQWAKVDAFTLLWNSFSGSGYDIACAQHNSPITYQLKNSKPIAITVPFDPSFKNELYFVHLNKKQNSRDGIAAYKSKEIDLFTVIPKINSISKRIQTCTKRTQFEKLIHKHEAIISEILDIPPIQEQLFPDFKGAIKSLGAWGGDFILAAGNKNTAQYFRDKGYTTVIPYPKMVR is encoded by the coding sequence ATGACAACCTCCTTTTACAGTAACGGAAAATTATTAATCACGGGTGAATACTTGGTATTAGATGGCGCCTTAAGCCTAGCGGTCCCAACTGTCTACGGCCAATCATTAGCAGTAAATCCAATCCCTAGTAGACAGTTAACCTGGAAAAGTTTGGATGAAAAAGGGAAGGTTTGGTTTCAAGAAACCTACGATCTTCAAGCGAACGGAACTCCCTTTCTATCCCCATTGCCCACTACGAGAAGTTTGGAAAATGACACGGACTCTTCCCTTAAAAATAACGAAACTGTTGCTAACACCTTACAATCTATTTTGTTGGAAGCTAAAAAACTGAACCCCTCATTTTTGGAAGATGAAAATGGCTACGAAATCACCACTTCGTTAAACTTTCCAAGGGAATGGGGATTGGGAACCTCATCAACACTGATCAACAATATTGCGCAATGGGCCAAAGTGGACGCTTTTACCCTGTTGTGGAATTCTTTTTCCGGAAGTGGATACGACATTGCCTGTGCCCAACACAACAGCCCAATTACCTATCAATTAAAAAATAGCAAACCAATAGCCATTACAGTGCCTTTTGACCCCTCGTTTAAAAACGAGCTGTACTTTGTACATTTAAATAAAAAACAAAACAGCAGAGACGGCATTGCAGCTTACAAGTCCAAGGAGATAGATCTATTTACGGTAATTCCAAAAATAAATAGTATTAGCAAACGAATCCAAACCTGCACCAAGCGTACGCAATTTGAAAAACTAATCCATAAACACGAGGCAATCATCAGTGAAATACTAGACATTCCCCCCATTCAGGAACAATTATTTCCCGATTTTAAGGGAGCTATAAAAAGTTTAGGAGCCTGGGGAGGCGATTTTATTTTGGCAGCGGGCAATAAGAATACCGCACAATACTTTAGGGATAAAGGGTATACTACAGTAATCCCTTACCCTAAAATGGTTAGATAG